One segment of Fuscovulum ytuae DNA contains the following:
- a CDS encoding ABCB family ABC transporter ATP-binding protein/permease, with translation MRKTPVRTAQDTVEKPASGLHTIRRVLPYLWPDGETWVKRRVVAAFLMLVAAKIVSVSTPYFYKQAVDALAGETPDTGTLLGLTAVGLTVAYGMARLGTVAFQELRDAIFVRVGQRALRKLALETFTHIHRLSLRYHITRKTGGLSRIIERGVKGVDFLLRFMLFSIGPLILELAMVAVIFATVFGLSYMAVVVGVITLYVWFTLAVTEWRVKIRREMNEQDTDANQKAIDSLLNYETVKYFNAETREAARYDHAMQRYEAAAVKTGLSLSFLNGGQALLITSGLVAVMAMAAMGVQRGELTVGDFVMVNAYMIQITMPLNFLGTVYREIRQALVDMGEMFGLLGQPAEVVDKPGAPALTVRGGAVEFDQVEFGYDAARPILKGISLKVPAGQRYALVGPSGSGKSTIGRLMFRFYDVNGGAIRIDGQDLRDVTQSSIHAQIGVVPQDTVLFNDTVRYNIAYGRDNATEDEIVAAAKAAKIHDFIISLPEGYETKVGERGLKLSGGEKQRVGIARTLLKDPPILILDEATSALDTQTERDIQDSLREMGQGRTVITIAHRLSTIADADQIVVLEAGVIVEQGTHEDLLSQGGRYAAMWARQSSEEDETLAAE, from the coding sequence ATGCGCAAGACACCTGTCCGCACCGCCCAGGATACCGTGGAGAAACCGGCAAGCGGCCTTCACACGATACGGCGGGTGCTGCCCTATCTTTGGCCGGATGGCGAAACATGGGTGAAGCGGCGCGTGGTTGCCGCTTTCCTCATGCTTGTGGCGGCGAAGATCGTTTCAGTCTCGACCCCTTATTTCTACAAACAGGCTGTGGATGCACTGGCGGGTGAGACGCCGGATACTGGCACCTTGCTTGGGCTTACGGCTGTTGGCCTGACGGTGGCCTATGGGATGGCGCGTCTGGGGACGGTGGCTTTTCAGGAATTGCGCGATGCGATCTTTGTGCGCGTGGGGCAGCGGGCGCTGCGAAAGCTGGCGCTGGAGACCTTTACCCATATTCACCGCCTGTCGCTGCGCTATCACATCACGCGCAAGACGGGCGGACTAAGCCGGATCATCGAACGCGGGGTCAAGGGCGTCGACTTCCTTCTGCGCTTCATGCTGTTTTCGATTGGGCCCTTGATCCTTGAACTTGCGATGGTGGCGGTGATCTTCGCCACGGTGTTCGGCCTGTCTTACATGGCCGTCGTCGTCGGGGTGATCACGCTTTATGTCTGGTTCACGCTGGCCGTGACAGAATGGCGGGTGAAAATCCGGCGCGAGATGAACGAGCAGGATACCGATGCGAACCAAAAGGCCATCGACAGCCTGCTGAACTATGAAACGGTAAAGTATTTCAACGCCGAAACCCGCGAGGCGGCGCGCTATGACCACGCGATGCAGCGCTATGAGGCGGCGGCGGTGAAGACGGGGCTGAGCCTGTCTTTCCTGAACGGTGGGCAGGCGCTGTTGATCACGTCGGGGCTGGTGGCCGTGATGGCCATGGCCGCGATGGGGGTGCAGCGTGGCGAATTGACGGTGGGCGATTTCGTCATGGTCAATGCCTATATGATCCAGATCACCATGCCTCTGAACTTCCTTGGCACGGTCTATCGGGAAATCCGGCAGGCACTGGTCGATATGGGCGAGATGTTCGGTCTTTTGGGCCAGCCTGCGGAAGTGGTGGACAAGCCCGGCGCGCCCGCGCTGACCGTGCGGGGCGGCGCGGTGGAGTTTGATCAGGTGGAATTCGGCTATGACGCGGCACGTCCGATCCTGAAGGGGATCAGCTTGAAGGTGCCCGCGGGGCAGCGATATGCGCTGGTCGGGCCATCTGGATCGGGCAAATCGACCATCGGGCGGTTGATGTTCCGGTTCTACGACGTGAACGGGGGGGCAATCCGGATCGACGGGCAGGATTTGCGGGACGTGACGCAAAGTTCAATCCATGCCCAGATCGGGGTTGTGCCGCAGGATACGGTTCTGTTCAACGACACGGTGCGCTACAACATCGCCTATGGCCGCGATAACGCGACCGAGGACGAGATCGTTGCGGCGGCCAAGGCGGCGAAAATCCACGATTTCATCATTTCCCTGCCAGAGGGCTATGAGACGAAGGTCGGCGAACGCGGGCTGAAGCTTTCGGGTGGGGAAAAGCAGCGCGTCGGTATCGCGCGGACGCTTTTGAAAGACCCGCCGATCCTGATCCTTGATGAGGCGACCTCGGCACTGGATACCCAGACAGAGCGGGATATTCAGGACAGTCTGCGCGAGATGGGGCAGGGGCGGACGGTGATCACCATCGCGCATCGCCTGTCGACCATCGCGGATGCCGACCAGATCGTCGTGCTTGAGGCGGGCGTGATTGTAGAGCAGGGGACGCATGAGGATCTGCTGTCGCAGGGCGGCCGGTACGCCGCGATGTGGGCGCGGCAATCCTCCGAAGAGGACGAGACGCTGGCAGCGGAATGA
- a CDS encoding tetratricopeptide repeat protein, whose product MSNPDSFIEEVTEEVRRDRLFALMRKYGWIGVLLVLAVVGGAGWTEWRRAQAEAQAEAFGDAVLDALDLGAPQDRVAALTATPADGEQAAILNLLLASDPVADRAGAIAALEQLANDATMPPSYRDLAALRKVVIAGSEMSISDRRAVLDPVAAPGRPYRTMALEQMAYLLVEEGKTDEAIAALTALLSDQESPGGVRARAEQMIIALGGEVAPATVPSAAVAEDDAG is encoded by the coding sequence GTGAGCAACCCCGACAGCTTTATCGAAGAGGTGACCGAAGAGGTCCGCCGCGACAGGCTGTTTGCCCTGATGCGCAAATATGGCTGGATCGGGGTGCTATTGGTGCTGGCTGTGGTGGGCGGTGCAGGCTGGACCGAATGGCGGCGTGCGCAGGCCGAGGCGCAGGCCGAAGCCTTTGGTGATGCCGTGCTGGATGCCCTTGACCTTGGTGCGCCACAGGATCGGGTTGCTGCCTTAACCGCGACACCGGCGGATGGCGAACAGGCGGCGATCTTGAACCTATTGCTGGCCTCTGATCCGGTTGCGGATCGCGCAGGTGCGATTGCCGCGCTGGAACAGCTGGCCAATGACGCGACGATGCCACCGAGCTATCGGGATCTTGCAGCGCTGCGCAAGGTTGTGATCGCGGGGAGCGAGATGTCGATTTCGGATCGCCGCGCGGTGCTGGATCCGGTGGCCGCGCCGGGGCGGCCCTATCGCACCATGGCCTTGGAACAGATGGCCTATCTTTTGGTGGAAGAGGGCAAGACGGATGAGGCGATTGCCGCGTTGACCGCCCTTTTGAGCGATCAGGAATCGCCGGGTGGTGTGCGGGCGCGGGCGGAACAGATGATCATCGCGCTGGGCGGAGAGGTGGCGCCTGCCACAGTTCCATCTGCCGCGGTGGCCGAGGATGATGCGGGCTGA
- a CDS encoding LysM peptidoglycan-binding domain-containing protein codes for MKSWAEMDAAGRGGVVAVVGAIIALLFYGAWSVNRPPAVEEAAVTASGSQPEAAPAPVTTEATATSAAEPAPQPEETTAEAAESEAVADPATGAQASAPETVATEAETEVAVTEAAPDEAAPDEAAAGETAANEAAAGEAVAEPVTEVADVAPVAEVAVPAEENAAAAVVEEAAPIPPSFDLVRVEKDGSALVAGSAAAGSTVSLRVIGAELAAVPADPQGKFVAMFNLAPSAAPRVLSMVMLLADGTEVPAEATVVIGPTIAPVVVAEAEVPEAPTEAAEAAASTPEPQPETEAPAEAAPVAEAPAALLVTDEGAKVLQSAAEIAPELVANVTIDTITYTEAGAVQLAGRGTAGRVVRLYLDNAQMAEASISAAGDWAVTLPEVAPGVYVLRADQLDGEGKVTSRFETPFKRETVEALAAAAEAVAPTGVTQAEAGDGGADPAAAGSVDAGASSAGPTTVTVQPGFTLWRIATENLGAGIRYVQVFEANKDQIRDPDLIYPGQVFTIPAAE; via the coding sequence ATGAAATCTTGGGCGGAAATGGATGCAGCCGGGCGCGGGGGCGTTGTGGCTGTGGTTGGGGCGATTATCGCGCTGCTGTTCTACGGGGCTTGGTCAGTGAACCGCCCACCCGCGGTGGAAGAGGCGGCAGTGACAGCATCTGGGTCGCAGCCTGAGGCCGCGCCTGCGCCTGTCACGACGGAGGCGACGGCGACCAGCGCGGCGGAACCCGCGCCGCAGCCAGAGGAAACGACGGCAGAAGCGGCTGAGTCTGAGGCGGTGGCCGATCCTGCAACCGGGGCCCAGGCATCGGCGCCGGAGACTGTTGCAACCGAGGCTGAGACAGAGGTCGCCGTCACCGAAGCCGCCCCAGACGAAGCTGCCCCTGACGAAGCAGCGGCGGGCGAAACAGCGGCGAATGAGGCCGCGGCGGGGGAAGCGGTGGCCGAACCCGTGACAGAAGTGGCAGACGTGGCGCCTGTGGCGGAAGTTGCTGTTCCTGCCGAAGAGAATGCCGCAGCGGCAGTCGTGGAGGAAGCGGCACCGATCCCGCCGAGCTTTGACCTTGTTCGGGTGGAAAAGGATGGATCTGCGCTGGTGGCTGGGTCGGCCGCAGCCGGATCCACGGTTTCTTTGAGGGTCATTGGCGCGGAACTTGCCGCAGTGCCCGCCGATCCGCAGGGCAAGTTTGTTGCAATGTTCAACCTTGCGCCCAGTGCGGCACCGCGCGTGCTGTCCATGGTCATGCTGCTTGCGGATGGGACAGAGGTGCCGGCAGAGGCGACAGTGGTGATTGGCCCGACCATCGCGCCCGTTGTGGTGGCAGAGGCAGAGGTGCCCGAGGCGCCGACCGAGGCAGCGGAGGCCGCTGCAAGCACGCCAGAGCCTCAGCCCGAGACAGAAGCCCCGGCTGAAGCCGCTCCCGTCGCCGAGGCCCCGGCGGCCTTGCTGGTGACGGATGAAGGGGCGAAAGTGCTGCAATCGGCGGCAGAGATTGCGCCGGAACTCGTGGCCAATGTGACCATCGACACGATCACCTACACCGAGGCAGGTGCGGTGCAATTGGCCGGGCGCGGCACGGCCGGGCGGGTGGTGCGGCTTTACCTTGACAATGCGCAGATGGCCGAAGCGTCGATTTCCGCGGCAGGGGATTGGGCTGTAACGCTCCCTGAGGTGGCACCCGGGGTCTATGTTTTGCGCGCGGATCAGTTGGATGGGGAGGGCAAGGTCACAAGCCGGTTCGAGACGCCCTTCAAGCGGGAGACGGTTGAAGCGCTGGCAGCGGCTGCAGAGGCTGTGGCACCGACGGGCGTAACGCAAGCTGAAGCGGGTGATGGCGGGGCCGATCCGGCCGCAGCTGGGTCTGTGGACGCGGGTGCGAGCAGCGCCGGGCCGACGACTGTCACCGTGCAGCCGGGCTTTACCCTTTGGCGGATCGCAACCGAGAACCTTGGCGCGGGCATCCGCTATGTGCAGGTCTTTGAGGCGAACAAGGACCAGATCCGCGATCCGGACCTGATCTACCCGGGTCAGGTTTTCACGATCCCGGCGGCCGAGTGA
- the der gene encoding ribosome biogenesis GTPase Der, which yields MSFTLAIVGRPNVGKSTLFNRLVGKRLALVDDQPGVTRDLREGDAKLFDLRFTVIDTAGLEEVTDDSLQGRMRRLTERAVEMADVCLFLIDGRVGVTPSDEVFADILRKKNARVILGVNKAEGAAGDSGALEAWSLGLGEPVRLSAEHGEGMDDLYRILTPFREEFAAREAANTPETEVEIEGEIGEDEVDPAAHRPTAKRPLQIAVIGRPNAGKSTLINKIIGEDRLLTGPEAGITRDAISVRADWQGTPIRIFDTAGMRKKARVVEKLEKLSVADGLRAVRFAEVVVVLLDVEIPFETQDLRIADFAETEGRAVVVAVNKWDLEDEKQEKLAELKEMFERLLPQLRGAPLVTVSAKTGRGLDRLHDAICRAHDVWNKRITTARLNSWLGAMTEAHPPPAPGGHRIKLRYMTQVKARPPGFVVMCSRPDEMPESYKRYLVNGLRDHFEMPGVPIRIMFRSQSDKNPFKERKFNTPSRLRKHIEGRKG from the coding sequence ATGAGCTTTACCCTTGCGATTGTGGGGCGGCCCAATGTGGGCAAATCCACGCTGTTCAACCGACTGGTTGGCAAGCGTCTTGCGCTGGTGGATGACCAGCCAGGCGTGACGCGCGACCTGCGTGAAGGGGATGCGAAACTCTTCGACCTGCGCTTTACCGTGATCGACACGGCGGGGCTGGAGGAGGTGACCGATGACAGCCTGCAGGGCAGGATGCGGCGGCTGACCGAACGCGCGGTGGAGATGGCGGATGTTTGCCTTTTCCTGATCGATGGGCGGGTGGGCGTGACGCCTTCGGACGAGGTTTTCGCCGATATCCTGCGTAAAAAGAATGCCCGCGTGATCCTTGGTGTGAACAAGGCCGAAGGGGCGGCAGGGGATAGTGGCGCTTTGGAAGCGTGGAGCCTTGGACTTGGCGAACCTGTCCGACTGTCGGCGGAACATGGTGAAGGGATGGATGACCTTTATCGCATCCTGACCCCCTTCCGCGAGGAGTTTGCCGCGCGTGAGGCCGCCAATACCCCCGAAACGGAAGTGGAAATCGAGGGCGAGATTGGCGAGGATGAGGTTGATCCCGCCGCCCATCGCCCGACCGCCAAGCGCCCCTTGCAGATCGCGGTGATCGGTCGGCCCAATGCAGGAAAATCCACACTTATCAACAAGATCATCGGCGAAGATCGCCTGCTGACGGGGCCGGAGGCCGGGATCACGCGCGATGCGATTTCCGTGCGGGCAGATTGGCAGGGCACGCCGATCCGTATCTTTGACACCGCGGGGATGCGCAAGAAGGCGCGCGTGGTGGAAAAGCTGGAAAAACTGTCGGTCGCGGATGGGCTGCGGGCCGTGCGCTTTGCCGAGGTGGTGGTGGTCCTGCTGGATGTGGAGATCCCCTTCGAAACGCAGGACCTGCGCATTGCGGATTTCGCCGAAACCGAGGGGCGTGCCGTTGTCGTGGCGGTGAACAAGTGGGATTTGGAAGACGAGAAGCAGGAAAAGCTGGCCGAACTCAAAGAGATGTTCGAACGTCTTCTACCTCAGTTGCGCGGGGCGCCTTTGGTGACGGTATCGGCAAAGACGGGGCGGGGTCTGGACCGGCTGCATGATGCCATCTGCCGGGCGCATGACGTTTGGAACAAACGGATCACCACGGCACGGCTGAACAGCTGGCTGGGCGCGATGACCGAGGCGCATCCGCCGCCCGCGCCGGGCGGGCACCGGATCAAGCTGCGTTATATGACGCAGGTAAAGGCGCGGCCCCCGGGCTTCGTGGTGATGTGTTCGCGGCCCGATGAGATGCCGGAAAGCTATAAGCGCTATCTTGTCAATGGGTTGCGCGACCATTTTGAAATGCCGGGCGTGCCGATCCGCATCATGTTTCGCAGCCAATCGGACAAAAACCCATTCAAGGAACGCAAGTTCAATACGCCCTCGCGCCTGCGCAAGCATATCGAAGGGCGGAAGGGGTAA
- a CDS encoding PQQ-binding-like beta-propeller repeat protein — protein MGAGTLKRSVWGTISGLAVVTVLAGCERELILPGERFPVRADLEASIQVEGEAAPVAPPDRPENRAEPISLPAAVSNADWGMRGASANHASVHGALSPAPARAWSVSIGAGNSRKNRVSAAPVVADGRIFTLDAASVVQATSAAGAVLWRADLTATFDRGGGVSGGGLAVEGGRVYAATAYGELVALDAASGGVVWRQRLDAPVTGAPAVSGGTVYVSGRDGSGWALEADNGRVRWTVPGAVGSTGVVGSAAPSVGEQLVLFPFANGSITAALKVSGLQVWQAPVTGQRVGRGYAGLTDITGDAVVLGDVTYVGTASGRTAAMDTSSGERIWTAVEGALNPPLVVGGSVFLVNDENRLVRLDAATGEVIWAVDMPYFTKEKPKRRIAIFPQFGPVLAGGRLAVVSGDGQLRLFNPVDGALVGGAEIPGGASAPPALAGGTLYVVSDNGQLHAFR, from the coding sequence ATGGGGGCCGGGACTTTGAAGCGCAGCGTTTGGGGAACGATCTCGGGTCTGGCCGTCGTGACGGTGCTGGCCGGGTGCGAGAGGGAACTTATCCTTCCGGGGGAGCGTTTTCCGGTGCGGGCCGATCTGGAGGCCTCGATCCAAGTGGAAGGGGAAGCGGCGCCTGTCGCCCCGCCGGATCGGCCGGAAAACCGGGCGGAGCCGATTTCGCTGCCCGCCGCTGTAAGCAATGCTGATTGGGGGATGCGGGGGGCCTCGGCCAACCATGCGTCGGTGCATGGGGCGCTGTCGCCCGCGCCTGCGCGGGCTTGGTCCGTGTCGATTGGGGCCGGGAACAGCCGAAAGAACCGGGTCAGCGCCGCCCCCGTGGTGGCGGATGGCCGTATCTTCACACTGGATGCGGCATCGGTGGTGCAGGCCACGTCGGCTGCGGGCGCGGTGCTGTGGCGTGCGGACTTGACGGCGACCTTCGACCGGGGCGGTGGTGTTTCCGGTGGTGGTCTGGCGGTAGAGGGCGGGCGCGTCTATGCCGCGACGGCCTATGGCGAATTGGTTGCGTTGGATGCGGCGTCGGGCGGTGTCGTCTGGCGGCAGCGGCTTGATGCCCCGGTGACGGGGGCGCCCGCGGTATCGGGTGGCACGGTCTATGTTTCGGGCCGTGACGGATCGGGTTGGGCGCTTGAGGCCGACAATGGTCGCGTGCGTTGGACGGTGCCGGGGGCTGTTGGTTCGACCGGTGTGGTTGGTTCCGCTGCACCGTCGGTGGGTGAGCAGCTTGTCCTTTTCCCCTTCGCGAATGGATCAATCACAGCAGCGCTGAAAGTGTCGGGTCTGCAGGTCTGGCAAGCACCCGTCACCGGACAACGGGTTGGGCGTGGTTATGCCGGGCTAACGGACATCACGGGGGATGCGGTGGTCCTTGGCGATGTGACCTATGTCGGCACGGCTTCTGGTCGGACGGCCGCGATGGATACCTCGTCTGGGGAACGGATCTGGACGGCCGTGGAAGGCGCGTTGAACCCGCCCTTGGTGGTGGGGGGATCCGTCTTCCTTGTGAATGACGAAAACCGCCTTGTGCGCCTTGATGCAGCGACAGGCGAGGTGATCTGGGCCGTGGATATGCCCTATTTCACAAAGGAAAAACCCAAGCGTCGCATCGCGATCTTCCCGCAATTCGGCCCCGTGCTGGCGGGCGGGCGGCTGGCGGTGGTATCGGGTGACGGGCAGTTGCGGCTGTTCAACCCGGTGGATGGCGCCTTGGTGGGCGGGGCCGAGATTCCGGGCGGGGCATCGGCCCCACCGGCCTTGGCGGGTGGGACGCTGTATGTTGTCTCGGACAATGGACAACTTCACGCTTTCCGTTGA
- the secD gene encoding protein translocase subunit SecD has translation MVKAPLWKRLVIWALVALGVILSVPNLFYGQVEARNDAALAVEAAGFATTEQQAALDAWPSWMPSGLVNLGLDLRGGAHLLAEVQVADVYKARMDGWWPEVRDALREVRDQVGSVRRQQTQLPYELRVQIENPAGMAAAVDAVRALSSNIVSLTGVGQTDIDVTAEGDVLIVQLSEPEREAVDLRTIQQSLEIIRTRVDQAGTREPTIQRQGADRILIQVPGIGSASELKALIGTTAKLTFNPVVRRGTSEDQAPGPGNVSLPSLDEENVWYTIEEVPVVSGEDLTNAKGDFDQNGRPAVAFQFDARGARAFGDYTAQNIGAPFAIVLDGKVISAPVIQSHIPGGSGIITGNFTVEEANRLAVLLSAGALPASMIFLEERTVGPELGQDSIDAGRVAAVIAMVAVSVFMIASYGTFGVFAVLSLGLNMTMIFGILSAIGGTLTLPGIAGIVLIIGMAVDANVLVFERIREELRNAKSAARAIEIGYERALSAIIDANLTTLITSAVLFTMGAGPVRGFAVTLAIGIVTSVFTALYVTRAMVETWYGLRKPTTVIV, from the coding sequence TTGGTAAAAGCGCCTTTGTGGAAGCGGCTTGTGATCTGGGCGCTGGTTGCGCTGGGGGTGATCCTGTCGGTGCCGAACCTGTTTTACGGGCAGGTGGAGGCGCGCAATGACGCGGCGCTTGCGGTGGAGGCGGCGGGCTTTGCCACGACCGAGCAGCAGGCGGCGCTGGATGCCTGGCCGTCCTGGATGCCGTCGGGTCTGGTGAACCTTGGGCTTGACCTGCGGGGGGGCGCGCATCTGCTGGCCGAGGTGCAGGTCGCGGATGTCTACAAGGCGCGGATGGATGGCTGGTGGCCGGAAGTGCGCGATGCGCTGCGTGAGGTGCGTGATCAGGTGGGCAGCGTGCGGCGGCAGCAGACGCAGCTGCCCTATGAGCTGCGGGTGCAGATCGAGAACCCGGCAGGCATGGCGGCGGCGGTGGATGCGGTGCGGGCGCTGTCGTCCAATATCGTCAGCCTGACGGGTGTGGGGCAGACCGATATCGACGTGACGGCCGAGGGCGATGTGCTGATCGTGCAATTGTCCGAGCCGGAGCGTGAGGCGGTGGATTTGCGGACGATCCAGCAATCCTTGGAGATCATCCGCACGCGGGTTGATCAAGCGGGCACGCGGGAGCCGACGATCCAGCGGCAGGGGGCGGACCGTATCCTGATTCAGGTGCCGGGGATCGGATCGGCGTCGGAGTTGAAGGCGCTGATCGGGACGACGGCGAAGCTGACCTTCAACCCGGTGGTGCGGCGCGGCACGAGCGAGGATCAGGCGCCGGGGCCGGGCAATGTGAGCCTGCCGTCGCTGGACGAGGAAAATGTCTGGTACACGATCGAGGAAGTGCCGGTCGTGTCGGGCGAGGATCTGACCAATGCCAAGGGCGATTTCGACCAGAACGGGCGCCCTGCCGTGGCCTTTCAGTTTGATGCGCGGGGCGCGCGGGCCTTTGGCGATTACACGGCGCAGAATATCGGGGCACCTTTCGCCATCGTATTGGATGGCAAGGTGATCAGCGCGCCGGTGATCCAGAGCCATATTCCGGGCGGGTCGGGGATCATCACCGGGAATTTCACGGTGGAAGAGGCGAACCGTCTGGCAGTTCTGCTGTCGGCGGGTGCTTTGCCTGCCAGCATGATCTTTCTGGAAGAGCGGACGGTCGGGCCGGAACTGGGTCAGGATTCCATCGATGCCGGGCGCGTGGCGGCGGTCATCGCCATGGTGGCGGTCAGTGTGTTCATGATCGCGTCTTATGGGACGTTCGGGGTCTTTGCCGTGCTGTCGCTGGGCCTGAATATGACGATGATCTTCGGCATTCTGTCGGCCATTGGCGGCACGCTGACGCTTCCGGGGATTGCGGGGATCGTGTTGATCATCGGGATGGCGGTGGATGCCAATGTCCTTGTGTTTGAGCGTATCCGCGAGGAATTGCGCAATGCCAAATCGGCGGCGCGGGCGATTGAGATCGGCTATGAGCGGGCGCTTTCGGCCATCATCGACGCGAACCTGACGACGCTGATCACTTCTGCCGTGCTGTTCACGATGGGGGCTGGGCCTGTCCGGGGCTTTGCGGTGACGCTGGCCATCGGGATCGTGACATCGGTCTTCACGGCGCTTTATGTGACGCGGGCGATGGTGGAAACCTGGTATGGGCTGCGAAAGCCCACGACCGTGATCGTGTAA
- the yajC gene encoding preprotein translocase subunit YajC, translating into MFATPAYAQAAGAGAGSAFASFIPLILIFAIMYFLLIRPQQKKMKEHKAMVEALRRGDQILTQGGIVGKVTKVQEDGLLEVEIAEGVKVKIMRHTIVQVMSKTEPAAA; encoded by the coding sequence ATGTTCGCAACCCCCGCCTATGCCCAGGCCGCCGGTGCCGGTGCCGGTTCTGCCTTTGCCTCTTTCATCCCTCTGATCCTGATCTTCGCGATCATGTATTTCCTGCTGATCCGTCCGCAGCAGAAGAAGATGAAAGAACATAAGGCGATGGTGGAGGCGCTGCGGCGCGGGGACCAGATCCTGACGCAGGGCGGGATCGTTGGCAAAGTGACCAAGGTGCAGGAGGATGGCCTTCTGGAGGTGGAGATCGCCGAGGGCGTGAAGGTCAAGATCATGCGCCACACCATCGTGCAGGTGATGAGCAAGACCGAACCGGCTGCGGCCTGA
- a CDS encoding TIGR00730 family Rossman fold protein, producing MSAFHSICVFCGSRAGARPSYAEAAKAFGQAIADEGWRLVYGAGDVGLMGEVARAAQASGARTMGVIPIHLMAREKGKRDLSQLVITEDMHERKKVMFMNSDAIVVLPGGAGSLDEFFEVLTWRQIGLHKKPIFLLDTEGYWQPLASLARHVVAEGFAENSMLDYYSTVPDVPALVTALRKALS from the coding sequence ATGTCCGCCTTCCATTCCATCTGTGTCTTCTGCGGCTCACGCGCAGGTGCCCGCCCTTCTTATGCAGAGGCTGCAAAAGCTTTCGGTCAGGCCATCGCCGACGAAGGGTGGCGCCTTGTTTACGGCGCGGGCGATGTCGGCCTGATGGGCGAAGTGGCACGCGCTGCCCAAGCCTCTGGCGCGCGCACCATGGGCGTTATCCCGATACATCTCATGGCGCGCGAAAAGGGCAAGCGCGACCTGTCGCAGCTGGTGATCACGGAAGACATGCATGAACGCAAAAAGGTGATGTTCATGAACTCGGATGCCATCGTGGTCCTTCCGGGCGGAGCGGGATCATTGGACGAGTTTTTTGAGGTGCTGACCTGGCGGCAAATCGGCCTGCACAAAAAGCCGATCTTCCTTCTGGATACCGAAGGTTATTGGCAGCCACTTGCCAGCCTTGCCCGCCATGTCGTCGCCGAAGGCTTCGCCGAAAACAGCATGCTTGATTACTACAGCACCGTGCCGGATGTACCCGCACTTGTCACGGCATTGCGCAAGGCCCTCTCTTGA
- the serS gene encoding serine--tRNA ligase — translation MHDIRAIRENPAAFDEGLRRRGLSPASPEILALDADRRAKIAAAETATADQNRASKDVGAAKARGDDAEFERLRALVSEKKAEIARLTAEADAQDAALRDMLMRIPNLPHADVPEGRDEEENVELRRWGTPRTFDFKPLEHFDIPAVKPGMDFETAAKLSGSRFVVLKGAVIRVHRALAQLMLDTHITDHGLTETWTPVLVKEDAMYGTNQLPKFAEDSYQTTNGWWLVPTSEVTLTNTVAGDILEENQLPIRMTAHTQCFRSEAGSAGKDTTGMLRQHQFEKVEMVSITTPDTSMAEHDRMTRCAEAILEKLELPYRTIVLCTGDMGFGAQKTHDLEVWLPGQNRYREISSVSVCGDFQARRMNARFRPAGGGKPEFVHTLNGSGLAVGRTLIAVLENGQQADGSVTLPVALHPYLGGKTHITADGQLA, via the coding sequence ATGCACGATATCCGCGCCATCCGCGAAAACCCCGCAGCCTTTGACGAAGGCCTGCGCCGCCGTGGCCTGTCCCCTGCCTCGCCCGAAATCCTTGCGCTGGATGCCGATCGTCGCGCCAAGATCGCCGCCGCCGAAACCGCCACCGCCGACCAGAACCGCGCCTCCAAGGACGTGGGGGCCGCCAAGGCCCGTGGCGACGATGCCGAGTTTGAACGCCTCCGCGCCTTAGTCTCTGAAAAGAAAGCGGAAATCGCCCGCCTTACGGCCGAGGCGGATGCCCAGGATGCCGCCCTGCGCGACATGCTGATGCGCATCCCCAACCTGCCCCATGCCGATGTGCCAGAGGGCCGGGATGAAGAAGAGAATGTCGAACTTCGCCGTTGGGGCACGCCCCGAACTTTTGACTTCAAGCCCTTGGAACATTTCGACATTCCGGCCGTGAAGCCGGGGATGGATTTCGAGACGGCGGCCAAACTCTCTGGCTCCCGCTTTGTGGTGCTGAAAGGGGCCGTGATCCGCGTCCACCGCGCCTTGGCGCAGTTGATGCTCGACACCCACATCACCGACCACGGGCTGACCGAAACCTGGACCCCGGTCCTGGTGAAGGAAGACGCCATGTATGGCACCAACCAACTGCCCAAATTCGCCGAAGACAGCTATCAGACGACCAATGGCTGGTGGCTTGTGCCCACCTCCGAAGTCACCCTGACGAATACGGTTGCGGGCGATATTCTGGAAGAAAATCAACTGCCTATCCGCATGACCGCACATACTCAATGCTTCCGGTCCGAAGCAGGCAGCGCGGGCAAGGACACCACGGGGATGCTCCGTCAGCACCAGTTCGAAAAGGTGGAAATGGTGTCGATCACCACCCCCGACACGAGCATGGCTGAACATGACAGAATGACCCGCTGCGCCGAAGCCATCCTCGAAAAACTGGAACTCCCCTACCGGACCATCGTCCTCTGCACGGGCGACATGGGCTTTGGCGCGCAAAAGACCCATGATCTCGAAGTCTGGCTTCCCGGTCAGAACCGCTATCGCGAGATCAGCTCCGTTTCCGTCTGCGGGGACTTTCAGGCCCGCCGAATGAATGCCCGTTTCCGGCCCGCGGGCGGCGGAAAACCCGAATTTGTTCATACGCTTAACGGGTCCGGCCTTGCCGTCGGCCGCACCCTGATCGCGGTCTTGGAAAACGGCCAGCAGGCCGATGGCTCGGTCACCCTGCCTGTTGCCCTCCACCCCTATCTCGGTGGCAAGACCCACATCACAGCGGACGGCCAGCTCGCATGA